In Brachybacterium saurashtrense, the genomic stretch GTCCACGCGCGAGACGAAGAACGAGGCGACGGAGTGGATCGTGGACAGATCCTTCCCGGCGGCCGCGGCCTTCTCGAGCCCGGCGAGGTAGGCGTCGATGACGGCCTCGTAGCGCTCCACGGAGAAGATCAGGGTGACGTTGACGCTGATCCCCGCGGCGATCACGGCGGTGATGGCGGGCAGGCCCTCGAGGGTGGCCGGGATCTTGATCATCACGTTCTCGCGGCCCACGACCTCGAAGAGGTGCTCGGCCTGGGCGATGGTCTTCTCGGTCTCGTGGGCGAGGCGGGGATCCACCTCGATGCTCACCCGGCCGTCGTAGCCGTGGCTGCCGGCATGGACGTCGGCGAGGAGATCGGCGGCGCGGCGCACGTCGTCGGTGGTGAGCATCTCGACGATCGCGTCGACGTCCGTGCCCTCGCCGGCGAGGCGGGCGATGTCCTCGTCGTACTCGGAGCGGCCGGAGATCGCCGCCTGGAAGATCGAGGGGTTCGTGGTCACGCCCACGACGTTGCAGGTGTCGATGAGCTCCTTCAGGCTGCCGGAGTCCATCCGCTCCCGGGAGAGGTCGTCGAGCCAGATCGAGACTCCGGCGTCGGAGAGGGCCTGGGTGTTGGCGTTCTGTGCCATGTCGTTCCTTCCGGGCGCGGAGCGCCCTGTGTCGAACCGGTGACTGTCGGGGGAACGCCCGTGGGCGCCCGATCCTTCCACGATGTGGTGTCGGGAACGCCGCGAGGCGGGAGGGGCGGAGGAGTGCGGGGCAGGGCCGGCCGGCCCTGCCCCGCACGGGTGCTCACGCGCCGGCGGCGGCGAGGGACTCCTTGGCGGCCTCGACCACGGCCTCGGCCGTGAAGCCGTACTCGCGGAAGAGGGTCTTGGCATCGGCGGAGGCGCCGTAGTGCTCGAGGGACACGGCACGGCCGTGCGCACCCAGGAAGCGGTGCCACGGCATCGCGATGCCAGCCTCGACCGAGACGCGGGCGGTCACGGAGGCGGGGAGCACGGACTCCCGGTACTCCTCGGACTGCTCGTCGAACCACTCCACCGAGGGCATCGAGACCAGACGGGTGGGGGTGCCCTCCGCCTCGAGCCGCTTCTGCGCCTCGGCGGCGTACTGCACCTCGGAGCCGGTGGCGATGAGGATGACCTCGGGGGCGCCGGTGGAGGCGTCCCTCATGACGTAGCCGCCCTGGGAGAGGTTCTCCGCCCCCGCGTACTCGGTGCGGTCGAAGGTGGGCATCGCCTGACGGGACAGGATCAGGCCCACGGGCCCGCTGTCGCGCTCGAGGGTCGCCTTCCAGGCCTGGGCGGTCTCGTTGGCGTCCGCCGGGCGCACGATCGAGAGGTTCGGGATCGCCCGGTAGGCGGCGAGGTGCTCGACGGGCTGATGGGTGGGGCCGTCCTCGCCCAGGCCGATCGAGTCGTGGGTCCACACGTAGGTGGCCGGGGTCTTCATCAGGGAGGCGAGGCGCACGGCGCCGCGCATGTAGTCCGCGAACTGGAAGAAGGTGCCGCCGTAGGGGCGGGTGAGCCCGTGCAGCGAGATGCCGGAGAGGATCGCGCCCATGCCGTGCTCGCGGATCCCGAAGTGCAGGGTGCGGCCGTACTGGTCGCCCGCGAACTCGGAGGAGCTCAGCTCCGCCGGCAGGAAGGACGGCTCGCCCTTCATGGTGGTGTTGTTGGAGCCGGCGAGGTCGGCGGAGCCGCCCCACAGCTCGGGCATGACCGCGGCGAGGTCGGCGAGCACCTTGCCGGAGGCGGCGCGGGTGGCGAGGCCCTTCTCGTCGGCCTCGAAGGTGGGGAACGCCTCGGCGAAGCCGTCCGGCAGCTCACGGGCGAGCAGACGGTCCAGCAGGGCGGCCCTGTCCGCGTTCGCGGAGCGCCAGGCCTGGTAGCCCTGCTCCCAGTCGGCGCGCACGGCGGCGGCGCGCTCGGCGAGGCCGCGGGTGTGGGCGAGCACGTCCTCGTCGACCTGGAAGGTCTGCTCCGGGTCGAAGCCGACGGCCTTCTTCAGGCCCGCGACGCCCTCGGGGCCCAGCTTCGCGCCGTGCACGGAGTGGGAGCCGGCCAGCTCCGGGATCGGCCAGCCGATCACGGTGCGCAGGCGGATGAAGGTGGGCTTGTCGGTGACCTTCTGGCCCTCGAGGATCGCGTCCTTCAGCGCGGCGACGTCCTCGGCGTAGCCGGTGCCGCCGTTCGTCCAGTCCACGGTGCGCACGTCCCAACCGTAGGCCTCGTAGCGCGCGGCGGTGTCCTCGGTGAAGGCGATGGAGGTGTCGCCCTCGATGGAGATCTCGTTGTCGTCCCACAGCACGATGAGGTTGCCGAGCTGCTGGGTTCCGGCCAGGGAGCTCGCCTCGGAGGAGACGCCCTCCTGCAGGTCGCCGTCGGAGGCGATCACGTAGGTGAAGTGGTCGAAGGGGCTCTCGCCCGGCGCGGCGTCCGGGTCCAGCAGGCCGCGCTCGCGGCGCTGCGCCATCGCCATGCCCACGGCGGAGGAGATGCCCTGGCCGAGCGGGCCTGTGGTGATCTCCACGCCCCGGGTGTGGAAGTTCTCGGGGTGGCCCGGGGTCTTCGAGCCCCAGGTGCGCAGCTCCTCGATGTCCTTCTTCTCGAGGCCGAAGCCGCCCAGGAACAGCTGGATGTACTGGGTCAGGCTCGAGTGCCCGGCCGAGAGCACGAACCGGTCGCGGCCCAGCCACGTCGGGTCCGTCGGGTCGTGGCGCATCAGGTCCTGGTAGAGGAGATAGGCCGCGGGAGCGAGGCTCACCGCGGTCCCGGGGTGACCGTTGCCGACCTTCTCCACCGCGTCGGCGGCGAGCACGCGGACGGTGTCGACCGCCCGCTCGTCCAGCTCGGTCCAGCCCTCGGGGGCCTTGAAGTTCTCCGT encodes the following:
- the tal gene encoding transaldolase, with product MAQNANTQALSDAGVSIWLDDLSRERMDSGSLKELIDTCNVVGVTTNPSIFQAAISGRSEYDEDIARLAGEGTDVDAIVEMLTTDDVRRAADLLADVHAGSHGYDGRVSIEVDPRLAHETEKTIAQAEHLFEVVGRENVMIKIPATLEGLPAITAVIAAGISVNVTLIFSVERYEAVIDAYLAGLEKAAAAGKDLSTIHSVASFFVSRVDSEIDSRLESLGGEDASALRGQAGVANAQVAFGAYLEAFSGERFEALKAQGANVQRALWASTGVKNPEYSDTLYVDHLVADPSVNTMPEKTLEAAADHSAPKASLNAEIATSAQSVLERVEGAGVDLVDVFAVLEREGVEKFEKAWNELLETVSASVESARA
- the tkt gene encoding transketolase — encoded protein: MTENFKAPEGWTELDERAVDTVRVLAADAVEKVGNGHPGTAVSLAPAAYLLYQDLMRHDPTDPTWLGRDRFVLSAGHSSLTQYIQLFLGGFGLEKKDIEELRTWGSKTPGHPENFHTRGVEITTGPLGQGISSAVGMAMAQRRERGLLDPDAAPGESPFDHFTYVIASDGDLQEGVSSEASSLAGTQQLGNLIVLWDDNEISIEGDTSIAFTEDTAARYEAYGWDVRTVDWTNGGTGYAEDVAALKDAILEGQKVTDKPTFIRLRTVIGWPIPELAGSHSVHGAKLGPEGVAGLKKAVGFDPEQTFQVDEDVLAHTRGLAERAAAVRADWEQGYQAWRSANADRAALLDRLLARELPDGFAEAFPTFEADEKGLATRAASGKVLADLAAVMPELWGGSADLAGSNNTTMKGEPSFLPAELSSSEFAGDQYGRTLHFGIREHGMGAILSGISLHGLTRPYGGTFFQFADYMRGAVRLASLMKTPATYVWTHDSIGLGEDGPTHQPVEHLAAYRAIPNLSIVRPADANETAQAWKATLERDSGPVGLILSRQAMPTFDRTEYAGAENLSQGGYVMRDASTGAPEVILIATGSEVQYAAEAQKRLEAEGTPTRLVSMPSVEWFDEQSEEYRESVLPASVTARVSVEAGIAMPWHRFLGAHGRAVSLEHYGASADAKTLFREYGFTAEAVVEAAKESLAAAGA